The genomic stretch CCACTCAGGGCGCGCATCGGCGAGCTGCCCCAGCAGGCTAAAGTCCATTCGCTCGTCGACGACGCCGTAGAAACCAAATCGCGGGCGCGGCAGGTCGCGGTGGTCACGTGGCTCTTCCATCCCGCTCCGGGCAACGATGAAGTGCTCTCGTTCCACACTCGACGGGAACGGGTGAACGCTGGCGTGGCGATCGCGCTTGGCTTCATAGAGCGAGTAACCGCCGGTGAAGACTAGATCGGCCGACTGTAGCAGCTGTGCTTCACGCGCGAGCAGCTCGGGCGGAGCAAACTTGAAATTGGCAAGTTCGTCCATGCAGTCGTAGATGACGCAATCGGCCTCCAGATGCTGCGAGAACGAAAGCATCATGGGCGTGTAGTACCACAGCAACAGCTTGCCATCGCGATTGGCCTGTAGGCCATCGAGCAGCACGCGAAGCGCCGCATCGGTACCTTGCTGATCGAGGCCTTCGGGAAGTTCCGGCGAGGCGACGGTCACGCCGCTCTTGGCGCAAGGGCGCAATGAAAGGCGCGCCTCGTTCAATCCCGCAACTTGCTTGGGCTCTTCCCAAAAGACAACGCGGTAGGACTTCGCCAGGCGTGTCATCAAATGCTGCGGGCGCTGGAACACGAAGTCCCATCGTAGATGACTGAAGCAGATGAGTAGAGGCTCTTGTGCTTGCTCACCGCACTTGTGAAATTTGCCGCAGCTAGAGGCTCTATCAGACATGCCAGATTCTCCGCGGCGGTACTTTACGGGGAACACAGTCCAGGGTTCCTTGTTCCAACATCATGACCAAATCGCCGCGAACAACATTTGATATTTACTTATATTAGTAACGCCTGAGGTGTCGGAATCTGATCCCTCTAAGGGGCATGGCAAATGAGTAACCTGGAACTCTGGGCTGGCGCCGAGTGTACCGTCAACCGCACGGGCGACGATTACAAAGATCAGCTGATCTTAACGGGCCACCACGATCGGTTAGACGACCTCGCCGCCCTTGCTCCTTTAGGGGTCAAGGCGCTCCGCTTTCCCGTTCTTTGGGAACGGGTAGCGCCCGATCCGCAACACTTGCCGGACTGGAGCTGGAGCGACCACGGTCTCGGCTTGTTGCAGGAACACGGCATTCGGCCGATCGTCGGGCTGGTGCATCATGGCAGCGGTCCGCGGCACACCTCGCTGATCGAGCAGAGCTTTGTTGAGGGACTTGCGGCCCATGCCCTGTCCGTTGCCGGTCGCTATCCTTGGGTGCAGGATTGGACACCGGTCAACGAGCCGCTCACCACGGCGCGCTTTTCGGCATTATACGGGATCTGGTACCCGCATGCTCGGGACGAGCGGACATTTTGGGCGGCACTGATCACCCAGATCGAGGCCACGCGTGCTGCCATGAAGGCCGTCCGCAGCATCAATCCGGCTGCACGGCTGATCCAGACCGATGACCTTGGCCGGACCTATGCCACTGCAGCTTTGGCCGAGCAGGCGGGCTTCGACAATGTCCGCCGTTGGATGGGCTGGGATCTGCTATGCGGCCGCGTCGACCGTACGCACGAATTCTGGGTTCGACTCTGCGACTATGGCTTCGAAAGCAGGCTGCGGTCACTTGTAGACGATCCCTGCCCGCCGGACGTGATCGGGGTCAATCATTACCTGACCAGCGACCGCTTTCTAGATCATCGCCTGAAGCGCTACCCCGCACACACACACGGCCAAAACGACTGGCAGGGCTTCGCCGACGTTGAGGCGGTTCGGGTTCTTGAGCCACCGACAGGTGGCCTCCGAGGCGCTCTGGCAGAGGCTTGGCAGCGCTACCAAATACCGCTCGCTGCCACCGAGGTTCACAACGGGTGCTCGCGCGAGGAGCAACTGCGCTGGTTTGCAGAGGCCTGGAGAACCGCTGGCGAGTTGCGGGGTTGCGGTGTCGACGTACGTGCGGTCACCGCGTGGGCGTTATATGGAAATACGGGCTGGAATACCTTGCTGACAGCGCGCGGGCTTTATGAGGCCGGAGCCTACGACATGCGCAGCGGCCAGCCTCGCGAGACGGCGATGGGGCACCTGCTAGCCGCGGTTGGCACCGGCGGGGAGCCGCCTGCCCTTGCTCAAGGTGCAGGCTGGTGGCGCCGTCCGGCGCGTCTGTGCCACCCTGTAGTGAACCGCCCAGCTGCTTTGCGGGCTCACCTTGGAGCCGAGATCAAGGGAGACAAGCGGCGTCCATTGCTGATCTTGGGCGCCACCGGGACCTTGGGGCAAGCGCTAGCCCGAGCATGTGCGC from Novosphingobium sp. 9U encodes the following:
- a CDS encoding SDR family oxidoreductase, with amino-acid sequence MSNLELWAGAECTVNRTGDDYKDQLILTGHHDRLDDLAALAPLGVKALRFPVLWERVAPDPQHLPDWSWSDHGLGLLQEHGIRPIVGLVHHGSGPRHTSLIEQSFVEGLAAHALSVAGRYPWVQDWTPVNEPLTTARFSALYGIWYPHARDERTFWAALITQIEATRAAMKAVRSINPAARLIQTDDLGRTYATAALAEQAGFDNVRRWMGWDLLCGRVDRTHEFWVRLCDYGFESRLRSLVDDPCPPDVIGVNHYLTSDRFLDHRLKRYPAHTHGQNDWQGFADVEAVRVLEPPTGGLRGALAEAWQRYQIPLAATEVHNGCSREEQLRWFAEAWRTAGELRGCGVDVRAVTAWALYGNTGWNTLLTARGLYEAGAYDMRSGQPRETAMGHLLAAVGTGGEPPALAQGAGWWRRPARLCHPVVNRPAALRAHLGAEIKGDKRRPLLILGATGTLGQALARACAQRDLACLTTGRQQLNLDDSSSIEAALERHQPWAVVNAAGWVRVDDAEDEREPCMRANAEGATALARACAAREIATVNVSSDLVFGDAAQQSYCESDQPAPLSVYGDSKLRMESAVAALAGEHLVIRTAAFFSPHDPYNFAMAVVDHLRRGTRFAAAADYMISPTYVPDLCDAALDLLIDRETGIWHLSNEAAVSWAEFATQVARACGLDARLIDPVPGMQLGWRARRPRASALVSVKGAAMPSLSSAIERFAHALA